A region from the Catellatospora sp. TT07R-123 genome encodes:
- a CDS encoding TldD/PmbA family protein — MSYFDVGEAAVAAALDAGARYADARVMHRRYESMDARNGEVEDLSSTESAGIGVRALVGSSWGFYAVPDLSDSAARLAGARATAIAKASASVAGPAADLVPTTVSTASWASECLIDPLAVPLSDKGDLLTHATKTMREHGADVATALYAVWDTRKWFVSSEGHRIDQHVRECGAGIQATSIGEGETQVRSYPASRGQYGTRGWELVQGLDLLGNAARVADESRALLTAPQCPSGETTLILGPEQLFLQIHESVGHAIELDRILGWEAAFAGTSWLDLSQLGSLRYGSDLMNITIDPTLPGALGSFGFDDEGTPAAKRYAVRDGIWVGVLAGRDSAAMAGLDYAGSVRADGWSRLPMVRMTNVGLEPGPHTLEQIIAETDDGIFMENNRSWSIDDKRLNFQFGCEIAYEVKNGRRGRMLRNPSYTGIGPKFWQSMDMLSSEIEYWGTPNCGKGQPTQTGHTGHPAAPARFQGVRVGVRA, encoded by the coding sequence ATGTCCTATTTTGATGTGGGAGAGGCGGCTGTCGCCGCAGCTCTCGACGCGGGTGCGCGGTATGCCGACGCGCGGGTGATGCACCGGCGCTACGAGTCCATGGACGCCCGCAACGGCGAGGTGGAGGACCTGTCCTCGACCGAGTCCGCGGGCATCGGCGTACGCGCGCTGGTCGGGTCGAGCTGGGGCTTCTACGCCGTACCCGATCTGTCCGACAGCGCGGCCCGGCTGGCCGGCGCCCGCGCCACGGCCATCGCCAAGGCCAGCGCCAGCGTCGCCGGACCCGCCGCCGACCTGGTGCCGACCACCGTCAGCACCGCGAGCTGGGCCAGCGAGTGCCTGATCGACCCGCTGGCGGTGCCGCTGTCGGACAAGGGCGACCTGCTCACGCACGCCACCAAGACCATGCGCGAGCACGGCGCCGACGTCGCCACCGCCCTCTACGCCGTCTGGGACACCCGCAAGTGGTTCGTCTCCAGCGAGGGCCACCGCATCGACCAGCACGTACGCGAGTGCGGGGCGGGCATCCAGGCGACCAGCATCGGCGAGGGCGAGACCCAGGTCCGCTCGTACCCGGCCTCGCGCGGCCAGTACGGCACCCGCGGCTGGGAGCTGGTGCAGGGCCTGGACCTGCTCGGCAACGCCGCCCGCGTCGCCGACGAGTCCCGTGCGCTGCTGACCGCGCCGCAGTGCCCCAGCGGCGAGACCACCCTGATCCTGGGCCCGGAGCAGCTGTTCCTCCAGATCCACGAGTCGGTCGGGCACGCCATCGAGCTGGACCGCATCCTCGGCTGGGAGGCCGCGTTCGCGGGCACGTCCTGGCTGGACCTGTCGCAGCTCGGCTCGCTGCGCTACGGCTCGGACCTGATGAACATCACGATCGACCCGACCCTGCCGGGCGCGCTGGGCAGCTTCGGCTTCGACGACGAGGGCACCCCGGCCGCCAAGCGGTACGCGGTGCGCGACGGGATCTGGGTCGGCGTCCTGGCCGGACGCGACTCCGCCGCGATGGCCGGGCTCGACTACGCGGGCAGCGTCCGCGCCGACGGCTGGTCCCGGCTGCCGATGGTCCGCATGACCAACGTCGGCCTGGAACCCGGCCCGCACACCCTCGAACAGATCATCGCCGAGACCGACGACGGCATCTTCATGGAGAACAACCGGTCCTGGTCAATCGACGACAAGCGGCTCAACTTCCAGTTCGGCTGCGAGATCGCGTACGAGGTCAAGAACGGCAGGCGCGGCCGCATGCTGCGCAACCCCAGCTACACCGGCATCGGCCCGAAGTTCTGGCAGTCCATGGACATGCTCTCGTCCGAGATCGAGTACTGGGGCACGCCCAACTGCGGCAAGGGCCAGCCGACCCAGACCGGCCACACCGGCCACCCGGCGGCACCGGCCCGCTTCCAGGGGGTACGAGTGGGAGTCCGCGCATGA
- a CDS encoding DUF2254 domain-containing protein has protein sequence MGDLTGAELEHQVAPHVRRLRTRALRDQLAESLLFIPALMLAASVVLSVLLGHLDARYDGAFSTWITFAPDVAITLLGIIAGAMITTAGVVFSLLVVSLQLASGQFSPRVLRGFWRDRRGQVLVGLLLSTFAFCVLALARVDTADAAAPTLTVGFALLLTIASVLAIVVYLDRISRQQYVGRIMERVAHETTCLIAELPYGPHIGARVGEPVEPPDPPAPGPGLTIAATRDGWVQQLSKRALVAAAPPGSVVRLETRVGAYLVAGTPMVTIWPEPADPATTSRLVCEAVIVGVARTMQQDIDFGLRQLSDIGLRALSPAVNDPTTAIEVILRLASVMRRLVLAETPARAVRDPQDRILLTPYELGHADYVEHAFHQLRAFAAPHPSVVVPLLRTMRMLRTACTAPELGPLTPDRSATVAALDEQLALTVAGARRAGLLPQELAVVEAIAAG, from the coding sequence ATGGGTGATTTGACCGGTGCTGAGCTGGAACATCAGGTCGCGCCGCATGTGCGGCGGCTGCGTACCCGGGCGCTGCGCGACCAGCTCGCCGAGAGCCTGCTGTTCATCCCCGCGCTGATGCTGGCCGCCTCGGTGGTGCTCAGCGTGCTGCTGGGACACCTCGACGCGCGCTACGACGGCGCTTTCAGCACCTGGATCACCTTCGCGCCCGACGTGGCGATCACGCTGCTCGGCATCATCGCCGGTGCCATGATCACCACGGCCGGGGTGGTGTTCTCACTGCTGGTGGTGTCGTTGCAGCTGGCCAGCGGGCAGTTCTCGCCCCGGGTGCTGCGCGGTTTCTGGCGCGACCGGCGCGGCCAGGTGCTGGTCGGGCTGCTGCTGAGCACGTTCGCGTTCTGCGTGCTGGCGCTGGCCCGGGTCGACACCGCCGACGCCGCCGCCCCGACGCTGACCGTCGGGTTCGCGCTGCTGCTCACCATCGCCTCGGTGCTGGCGATCGTCGTCTACCTCGACCGCATCAGCCGTCAGCAGTACGTCGGCCGGATCATGGAACGGGTCGCCCACGAGACGACCTGCCTGATCGCCGAGCTGCCGTACGGCCCGCACATCGGCGCCCGCGTCGGCGAACCCGTCGAGCCGCCCGACCCGCCCGCGCCGGGACCCGGGCTCACCATCGCGGCCACCCGGGACGGCTGGGTGCAGCAGCTCAGCAAGCGCGCCCTGGTCGCGGCGGCGCCGCCCGGCTCGGTCGTGCGGCTGGAGACCCGCGTGGGGGCGTACCTGGTGGCGGGCACCCCGATGGTCACCATCTGGCCCGAGCCGGCCGACCCGGCGACCACCTCGCGGCTGGTCTGCGAGGCCGTCATCGTCGGGGTCGCCCGGACCATGCAGCAGGACATCGACTTCGGGCTGCGCCAGCTGTCCGACATCGGGCTGCGGGCGCTGTCGCCCGCCGTCAACGACCCGACCACCGCGATCGAGGTGATCCTGCGCCTGGCCTCGGTGATGCGGCGGCTGGTGCTGGCCGAGACGCCCGCCCGAGCCGTACGCGACCCCCAGGACCGCATCCTGCTCACGCCGTACGAACTGGGCCACGCCGACTACGTCGAGCACGCCTTCCACCAGCTGCGCGCCTTCGCCGCCCCGCACCCGAGCGTGGTGGTCCCGCTGCTGCGCACGATGCGGATGCTGCGCACCGCCTGCACCGCGCCCGAGCTCGGGCCGCTGACCCCGGACCGGTCGGCCACCGTCGCCGCCCTGGACGAGCAGCTCGCCCTGACCGTCGCCGGTGCCCGCCGGGCCGGTCTGCTGCCGCAGGAGCTGGCCGTCGTCGAGGCGATCGCGGCAGGCTGA
- a CDS encoding XRE family transcriptional regulator, with amino-acid sequence MLWPETVRRAVKLGADRELVAVYPRRLEMPRSLFGDLIAGAQRRLWFGGYTSYFIWLDVEDAGPLLAGKAAAGIDVRFLLGDPESHVTRDREAVEATPLTVSTRIAMTRAELAKAEVDAQVRLSDRHIAMSVWVFDDDMLVATHIGDGLGQDSVTLHLRRCQDGGAFDRYAAHFEQLWTGARAAS; translated from the coding sequence GTGTTGTGGCCGGAGACGGTGCGCCGTGCGGTGAAGCTGGGCGCGGACCGGGAGTTGGTCGCCGTGTACCCCCGGCGGCTCGAGATGCCGAGGTCGCTGTTCGGCGACCTGATCGCCGGTGCGCAGCGGCGGCTGTGGTTCGGCGGGTACACGTCGTACTTCATCTGGCTCGACGTCGAGGACGCGGGACCGCTGCTCGCCGGGAAGGCCGCGGCCGGAATCGACGTGCGGTTCCTGCTCGGCGATCCCGAGAGCCACGTGACGCGCGACCGCGAGGCCGTCGAGGCGACGCCGCTGACCGTGTCGACCCGGATCGCGATGACGCGAGCCGAGCTCGCGAAGGCCGAGGTCGACGCCCAGGTCCGGCTGTCGGACCGGCACATCGCCATGTCGGTGTGGGTGTTCGACGACGACATGCTGGTGGCGACCCACATCGGCGACGGGCTCGGCCAGGACTCGGTCACCCTCCACCTGCGGCGATGCCAGGACGGCGGGGCGTTCGACCGGTACGCGGCGCACTTCGAGCAGCTGTGGACGGGCGCCCGAGCGGCCTCCTGA
- the mshB gene encoding N-acetyl-1-D-myo-inositol-2-amino-2-deoxy-alpha-D-glucopyranoside deacetylase: protein MARSILLVHAHPDDESIGTGATMAHYAAQGAKVTLVTCTLGEEGEIHVPELAQLEASQGDQLGGYRLAELRTALAALGNIDHRQLGGAGRYRDSGMMGTPANEHPRAFWGADLEEASRHLLAIMDEVRPQVVVTYDANGFYGHPDHIQAHRVAMRASELAAEQGFGPQKIYWTAMPLSVLKAGVEALRDSTDNPFAGVTSVEDFPFGTPDEEVAACIDGSDYHDAKVAALRAHATQIPETSWLYSIAGNFGEEFMGVEHFTLAHGERGRGDGPYGWETDLFAGLE, encoded by the coding sequence GTGGCCCGCAGCATTCTTCTCGTGCACGCACACCCCGACGACGAGTCCATCGGCACCGGCGCGACCATGGCGCACTATGCCGCCCAGGGCGCCAAGGTGACCCTGGTGACCTGCACCCTCGGCGAGGAGGGCGAGATCCATGTGCCCGAACTCGCCCAACTGGAGGCGAGCCAGGGCGACCAGCTCGGCGGCTACCGGCTCGCCGAGCTTCGCACCGCGCTGGCGGCGCTGGGCAACATCGACCACCGCCAGCTGGGCGGCGCCGGGCGCTACCGCGACTCCGGCATGATGGGCACCCCCGCCAACGAGCACCCGCGCGCGTTCTGGGGCGCGGACCTGGAGGAGGCCTCCCGGCACCTGCTCGCGATCATGGACGAGGTGCGCCCCCAGGTCGTCGTGACGTACGACGCCAACGGCTTCTACGGGCACCCCGACCACATCCAGGCCCACCGGGTCGCGATGCGGGCCAGCGAGCTCGCTGCCGAGCAGGGCTTCGGCCCGCAGAAGATCTACTGGACCGCGATGCCGCTGAGCGTGCTCAAGGCGGGTGTCGAGGCGCTGCGCGACTCGACCGACAACCCGTTCGCGGGCGTGACCAGCGTGGAGGACTTCCCGTTCGGCACGCCCGACGAGGAGGTCGCCGCCTGCATCGACGGCTCCGACTACCACGACGCCAAGGTCGCCGCGCTGAGGGCGCACGCGACCCAGATCCCCGAGACGTCCTGGCTCTACTCGATCGCCGGCAACTTCGGCGAGGAGTTCATGGGCGTCGAGCACTTCACGCTGGCGCACGGGGAGCGCGGTCGCGGCGACGGGCCGTACGGCTGGGAGACCGACCTGTTCGCCGGGCTGGAGTGA
- a CDS encoding succinate dehydrogenase/fumarate reductase iron-sulfur subunit — MTVRQFKVWRGDESGGQLNDYQVEVKEGEVVLDVIHRLQATQEPDLACRWNCKAGKCGSCSMEINGMPRLGCMTRMSTFEEGETITVTPLRAFPVIRDLVTDVSFNYQKAREMPAFAPPQGVAPGDYRMQQVDVDRSQEFRKCIECFLCQNTCHVVRDHEENKVAFSGPRLFIRAAELDMHPLDARADRKEIAQQQQGLGYCNITKCCTEVCPEHIKITDNAIIPMKERVVDRRYDPLVVFGRKILRRDQLASTAAAEPAVHSGPVTVAEGAAPVNFSRPLSGPPGPEVNAAGHVNLNEMLSDRAAAPSPFGDDITFPVDPKSLNYYHPGGSGGGSSH, encoded by the coding sequence GTGACCGTTCGTCAGTTCAAGGTCTGGCGGGGTGACGAGTCCGGCGGCCAGCTCAACGACTACCAGGTCGAGGTCAAGGAGGGTGAGGTCGTACTCGACGTCATCCACCGGCTTCAGGCCACCCAGGAGCCGGATCTGGCCTGCCGGTGGAACTGCAAGGCGGGCAAGTGCGGCTCCTGCTCGATGGAGATCAACGGTATGCCCCGGCTCGGGTGCATGACCCGGATGTCGACGTTCGAGGAGGGCGAGACCATCACGGTCACGCCGCTGCGGGCGTTCCCGGTCATCCGCGACCTGGTCACCGACGTGTCCTTCAACTACCAGAAGGCGCGCGAGATGCCCGCGTTCGCGCCGCCGCAGGGCGTGGCCCCCGGCGACTACCGGATGCAGCAGGTCGACGTCGACCGGTCGCAGGAGTTCCGCAAGTGCATCGAGTGCTTCCTGTGCCAGAACACATGCCACGTGGTCCGCGACCACGAGGAGAACAAGGTGGCCTTCTCCGGCCCGCGCCTGTTCATCCGGGCCGCCGAGCTGGACATGCACCCGCTGGACGCCCGCGCCGACCGCAAGGAGATCGCGCAGCAGCAGCAGGGCCTGGGCTACTGCAACATCACCAAGTGCTGCACCGAGGTCTGCCCGGAGCACATCAAGATCACCGACAACGCCATCATCCCCATGAAGGAACGGGTCGTGGATCGCCGGTATGATCCGCTCGTGGTATTCGGACGCAAGATCCTTCGTCGTGACCAGCTGGCCAGCACCGCCGCGGCTGAGCCCGCGGTGCACTCGGGCCCGGTCACCGTGGCCGAGGGTGCCGCCCCGGTCAACTTCAGCCGCCCGCTGAGCGGGCCGCCCGGGCCGGAGGTCAACGCCGCCGGGCACGTCAACCTGAACGAGATGCTGTCCGACCGGGCCGCCGCGCCGTCCCCGTTCGGCGACGACATCACGTTCCCGGTCGACCCGAAGAGCCTGAACTACTACCACCCCGGCGGCAGCGGCGGCGGCAGCAGCCACTGA
- a CDS encoding prolyl oligopeptidase family serine peptidase, translated as MGEQQVRPGTGGHTIAVSSDGLRVGHLHHGVLRVCELPAGRLSTLASGVDTFAFDRTGATVVWISGGWLHHNQATGPVPTPGPVVQARPDPTGRRIAYLHDGTIRVAAIGPAAEGGDELLAGEPDGVRWGEADADAGWFGRATGWWWAPDGESILATRRQGDQVSLHLLDLDGGWVDVHWDREIYPYLGAVRWADGGPLITVLRRSQGHGLILAVDRRTGETQVHAELADPRWVNPVEGTPRHLADGRVLVGGEISHDGYDARCLFADGTLLTPPTLYVRRVVGRLGPGSTGGELGDLLVEASEGEPAEQHLFRVRSSTSGGMVVHRLTSAPGWHSAECGGDTVVTGLRSLDDEDELLTVWYAGRQIVELTARRAVPAAIVRPTLDRVTDRRLPTAVLYPPGHVFGRRVPVLLMLPDAPTGQQVRSDHACFADARAWAEAGFAVVLVDGRGTFGVSPSFEKVTHRRVVDLAVADQADALRLLADKHSDLDMGRVTAYGTGYGGWLAAMLAARRPDTVRAAIAVDPWDWSALPSPLAERYLGPRELDSETYARHDLGELPESVVTPTPGKEGHLLIALRMGRAPS; from the coding sequence ATGGGAGAGCAGCAGGTCCGGCCCGGTACGGGCGGACACACCATCGCCGTGAGCAGCGACGGACTCCGGGTCGGTCATCTGCATCACGGCGTGCTGCGCGTCTGCGAACTCCCCGCCGGGCGGCTGTCGACGCTCGCCTCCGGCGTCGACACATTCGCCTTCGACCGCACCGGCGCCACCGTCGTGTGGATCTCCGGCGGCTGGCTGCACCACAACCAGGCCACCGGCCCGGTGCCGACGCCCGGCCCGGTCGTCCAGGCCCGGCCCGACCCGACCGGCCGCCGCATCGCGTACCTCCACGACGGCACGATCCGGGTCGCCGCCATCGGCCCGGCCGCGGAGGGCGGCGACGAGCTGCTGGCCGGCGAGCCGGACGGGGTGCGCTGGGGCGAGGCCGACGCCGACGCGGGCTGGTTCGGGCGCGCGACCGGCTGGTGGTGGGCCCCGGACGGGGAGAGCATCCTGGCCACCCGCCGCCAGGGCGACCAGGTGTCGCTGCACCTGCTCGACCTCGACGGCGGCTGGGTCGACGTGCACTGGGACCGCGAGATCTACCCGTACCTGGGGGCGGTGCGCTGGGCCGACGGCGGGCCGCTGATCACGGTGCTGCGCCGCTCGCAGGGGCACGGGCTGATCCTGGCCGTGGACCGGCGCACCGGGGAGACCCAGGTGCACGCCGAGCTGGCCGATCCGCGCTGGGTGAACCCGGTCGAGGGCACGCCGCGCCACCTGGCCGACGGCCGGGTGCTGGTCGGCGGCGAGATCTCCCACGACGGGTACGACGCACGCTGCCTGTTCGCCGACGGCACCCTGCTCACCCCGCCCACGCTGTACGTCCGGCGCGTCGTCGGCCGCCTCGGCCCCGGCTCCACCGGCGGCGAGCTGGGCGACCTGCTGGTCGAGGCGAGCGAGGGCGAACCCGCCGAGCAGCACCTGTTCCGGGTGCGCAGCAGCACCAGCGGCGGCATGGTGGTGCACCGGCTGACCAGCGCCCCGGGCTGGCACAGCGCCGAGTGCGGCGGCGACACGGTCGTCACCGGCCTGCGCAGCCTCGACGACGAGGACGAGCTGCTCACCGTCTGGTACGCCGGACGCCAGATCGTCGAGCTGACCGCGCGCCGGGCCGTGCCCGCCGCGATCGTGCGCCCGACCCTGGACCGCGTCACCGACCGGCGGCTGCCCACCGCGGTGCTGTACCCGCCTGGCCACGTCTTCGGCCGCCGGGTGCCGGTGCTGCTGATGCTGCCGGACGCACCCACCGGTCAGCAGGTGCGCAGCGACCACGCCTGCTTCGCCGACGCCCGCGCCTGGGCCGAGGCCGGGTTCGCAGTGGTGCTGGTCGACGGCAGAGGCACGTTCGGGGTGTCACCGAGCTTCGAGAAGGTGACCCACCGGCGGGTGGTGGACCTGGCCGTCGCCGACCAGGCCGACGCGCTGCGGCTGCTCGCCGACAAGCACTCCGACCTGGACATGGGGCGGGTCACCGCGTACGGCACGGGCTACGGCGGCTGGCTCGCGGCGATGCTGGCCGCCCGGCGGCCGGACACGGTGCGCGCGGCGATCGCCGTCGACCCGTGGGACTGGTCCGCGCTGCCGTCTCCCCTGGCCGAGCGCTACCTCGGCCCCCGCGAGCTGGACAGCGAGACCTACGCGCGGCACGACCTGGGCGAGCTGCCGGAGTCCGTCGTCACGCCCACCCCGGGCAAGGAAGGGCACCTGCTCATCGCGCTGCGCATGGGAAGGGCGCCTTCTTGA
- a CDS encoding (deoxy)nucleoside triphosphate pyrophosphohydrolase yields the protein MPNFSSEIRIIVGAAIIADGRVLACERSEPPEVAGRWEFPGGKVEPGETEPEALVRECEEELGVLVEVGERVGADVLLGHGRAVLRVYAASLVKGVPQLIEHAQLRWLAADELDSVPWLPADAPIVAALPELLRG from the coding sequence GTGCCTAACTTCTCCTCCGAGATCCGAATCATCGTCGGTGCCGCAATCATCGCCGACGGTCGCGTGCTGGCCTGCGAGCGCTCTGAACCACCAGAGGTGGCCGGCCGCTGGGAGTTCCCCGGCGGCAAGGTCGAGCCGGGCGAGACCGAGCCCGAGGCGCTGGTGCGCGAGTGCGAGGAGGAACTGGGCGTCCTGGTCGAGGTCGGCGAGCGGGTGGGCGCGGACGTGCTGCTCGGTCACGGCCGTGCCGTGCTGCGGGTGTACGCCGCGAGCCTGGTCAAGGGCGTGCCGCAGCTGATCGAGCACGCGCAGCTGCGCTGGCTGGCCGCCGACGAGCTGGACTCGGTGCCGTGGCTGCCGGCCGACGCGCCGATCGTGGCCGCGCTGCCGGAACTGCTGCGCGGCTGA
- a CDS encoding fumarate reductase/succinate dehydrogenase flavoprotein subunit has translation MVNIEAHAYDVVVIGAGGAGLRAAIEARLAGKKVAIISKSLFGKAHTVMAEGGAAAAMGNVNSNDNWMVHFRDTMRGGKFLNNYRMAELHAKEAPDRIWELETYGALFDRTKDGKISQRNFGGHEYPRLAHVGDRTGLELIRTLQQKIVSLQQEDKAKFGDYQARIRVFAECTITELLLEGSGAKKRIAGAFGYYRESGEFVVFEAPAVILATGGVGRSYKVTSNSWEYTGDGHALALRAGAKLINMEFLQFHPTGMVWPPSVRGILVTESVRGDGGILKNSEGKRFMFDYVPDVFRKQYAETPEEGDRWYTDPDNNRRPPELLPRDEVARAINSEVKAGRGTKSGGVYLDIASRRPAAEILKKLPSMYHQFKELADVDITTQPMEVGPTCHYVMGGVEVDPDTASAGVAGLYAAGEVSGGMHGSNRLGGNSLSDLLVFGKRAGEYAASYTTGLTARPKIDDQQVAAAVEAALTPLTREGGENPYTLQSDLQDVMGDLVGIIRRKGELEDSLRRLAELRERIQKVGAAGGRRYNPGWHLALDLRNMLVVSECTAKAALEREESRGGHTREDFPKMSATWRKVNLVCSLSTDGDVDLTHQPIPTMTAELLGLFDKSELGKYMTEEELS, from the coding sequence ATGGTCAACATCGAAGCACACGCGTACGACGTCGTCGTGATCGGAGCCGGCGGGGCCGGCCTGCGCGCGGCCATCGAGGCCCGGCTCGCGGGCAAGAAGGTCGCCATCATCTCCAAGTCGCTGTTCGGCAAGGCGCACACGGTCATGGCCGAGGGCGGCGCCGCGGCGGCCATGGGCAACGTGAACAGCAACGACAACTGGATGGTCCACTTCCGCGACACCATGCGGGGCGGCAAGTTCCTGAACAACTACCGGATGGCCGAGCTGCACGCCAAGGAGGCGCCGGACCGGATCTGGGAGCTGGAGACCTACGGCGCCCTGTTCGACCGCACCAAGGACGGCAAGATCTCGCAGCGCAACTTCGGCGGCCACGAGTACCCGCGCCTGGCCCACGTCGGCGACCGGACGGGGCTGGAACTGATCCGGACCCTGCAGCAGAAGATCGTGTCGTTGCAGCAGGAGGACAAGGCGAAGTTCGGCGACTACCAGGCGCGCATCCGCGTCTTCGCCGAGTGCACCATCACCGAGCTGCTGTTGGAGGGCTCGGGCGCGAAGAAGCGGATCGCGGGCGCCTTCGGCTACTACCGCGAGTCCGGCGAGTTCGTGGTGTTCGAGGCTCCGGCGGTGATCCTGGCCACCGGTGGCGTCGGCCGCTCGTACAAGGTCACCTCGAACTCCTGGGAGTACACCGGTGACGGCCACGCGCTGGCGCTGCGCGCCGGGGCGAAGCTGATCAACATGGAGTTCCTCCAGTTCCACCCCACCGGCATGGTGTGGCCGCCCTCGGTGCGCGGCATCCTGGTGACCGAGTCGGTGCGCGGTGACGGCGGCATCCTCAAGAACTCCGAGGGCAAGCGGTTCATGTTCGACTACGTCCCGGACGTCTTCCGCAAGCAGTACGCGGAGACGCCCGAGGAGGGCGACCGCTGGTACACCGACCCCGACAACAACCGCCGCCCCCCGGAGCTGCTGCCCCGTGACGAGGTCGCCCGCGCGATCAACTCCGAGGTCAAGGCCGGTCGCGGTACGAAGTCGGGCGGCGTCTACCTCGACATCGCCTCGCGCCGCCCCGCGGCCGAGATCCTCAAGAAGCTGCCGTCGATGTACCACCAGTTCAAGGAGCTGGCCGACGTCGACATCACCACGCAGCCGATGGAGGTCGGCCCGACCTGCCACTACGTCATGGGCGGCGTCGAGGTCGACCCGGACACCGCGTCGGCGGGCGTGGCCGGCCTGTACGCGGCGGGCGAGGTCTCCGGCGGCATGCACGGCTCGAACCGGCTCGGCGGCAACTCGCTGTCCGACCTGCTCGTCTTCGGCAAGCGCGCGGGCGAGTACGCGGCGTCCTACACCACCGGGCTCACCGCCCGGCCGAAGATCGACGACCAGCAGGTGGCGGCCGCGGTCGAGGCCGCGCTGACGCCGCTGACCCGCGAGGGTGGCGAGAACCCGTACACGCTGCAGAGCGACCTGCAGGACGTGATGGGCGACCTGGTCGGCATCATCCGCCGCAAGGGCGAACTGGAGGACTCGCTGCGTCGGCTCGCCGAGCTGCGCGAGCGCATCCAGAAGGTCGGCGCGGCGGGCGGCCGCCGCTACAACCCGGGCTGGCACCTGGCCCTGGACCTGCGCAACATGCTGGTGGTGTCGGAGTGCACCGCCAAGGCGGCGCTGGAGCGCGAGGAGTCGCGCGGCGGCCACACCCGCGAGGACTTCCCGAAGATGTCCGCGACCTGGCGCAAGGTCAACCTGGTCTGCTCGCTCTCGACCGACGGCGACGTCGACCTCACCCACCAGCCCATCCCGACCATGACGGCCGAGCTGCTGGGCCTGTTCGACAAGTCGGAGCTGGGCAAGTACATGACCGAGGAGGAGTTGTCGTGA
- a CDS encoding TldD/PmbA family protein, translated as MTDVEQITGQVLDLARRALPGGEVEAAADSVHRALTRFANSFIHQNVTEDSVTVQLRAHVDGRTVTTTTTLTSPEGLTALVDRTVAAVRSAPRDPGWPGLSGPSPLVLPGQVDAATRDASPDDRAARVRAFVDAGQGLETAGYCQTGYWAGAYRNSNGQALHASATTADMDGIVRDRGADGVSRRSGRALSELDGAALGARAYAKATSQRDPIDLPPGHYEVVLEPEAVADLLTNFAYYGFNAKAHAERRSFAEPGTTQFDDQITLYDDPRRPFDVEGSPRSRLVLVDKGVTSALLHDRRTAAAAGAVSTGHGGDPSFGPMPDSFGFEPGDATVASMIAGVERGLLVSDFWYTRVLDPRQLALTGLTRNGVWLIEDGEVTRPVRNLRFTQAYPQALAPGRVLAVGAEAVPQPSRVFLGSWTAPALHLASWNITGGAAG; from the coding sequence ATGACCGACGTCGAGCAGATCACCGGCCAGGTCCTCGACCTGGCCCGCCGCGCCCTGCCCGGCGGCGAGGTCGAGGCCGCCGCCGACAGCGTGCACCGGGCGCTGACCCGGTTCGCCAACTCGTTCATCCACCAGAACGTCACCGAGGACTCCGTCACCGTGCAGCTGCGTGCCCACGTCGACGGCCGCACGGTCACCACCACGACCACGCTGACCAGCCCCGAGGGGCTGACCGCGCTCGTCGACCGCACGGTCGCCGCCGTACGCTCCGCACCCCGCGACCCCGGCTGGCCCGGCCTGTCCGGCCCGTCGCCGCTGGTCCTGCCCGGACAGGTCGACGCCGCCACCCGCGACGCCTCCCCCGACGACCGCGCGGCCCGCGTCCGCGCCTTCGTCGACGCCGGGCAGGGGCTGGAGACGGCCGGCTACTGCCAGACCGGCTACTGGGCCGGCGCCTACCGCAACAGCAACGGGCAGGCGCTGCACGCCTCGGCCACCACGGCGGACATGGACGGCATCGTCCGCGACCGCGGCGCCGACGGGGTGTCGCGCCGCTCCGGCCGGGCGCTGTCCGAGCTCGACGGCGCCGCCCTGGGCGCCCGCGCGTACGCCAAGGCGACCAGCCAGCGCGACCCGATCGACCTCCCGCCCGGCCACTACGAGGTCGTCCTGGAGCCCGAGGCCGTCGCGGACCTGCTCACCAACTTCGCGTACTACGGCTTCAACGCCAAGGCGCACGCCGAGCGGCGCAGCTTCGCCGAACCCGGCACCACGCAGTTCGACGACCAGATCACGCTATACGACGACCCGCGCCGGCCCTTCGACGTCGAGGGCAGCCCGCGCAGCCGCCTCGTACTCGTGGACAAGGGCGTGACCAGCGCCCTGCTGCACGACCGCCGCACCGCGGCCGCCGCCGGGGCGGTCTCCACCGGCCACGGCGGCGACCCGTCGTTCGGCCCGATGCCGGACAGCTTCGGCTTCGAGCCCGGCGACGCCACCGTCGCGTCGATGATCGCCGGGGTGGAGCGCGGCCTGCTCGTCTCCGACTTCTGGTACACCCGGGTGCTCGACCCGCGCCAGCTCGCCCTGACCGGGCTGACCCGCAACGGCGTCTGGCTCATCGAGGACGGCGAGGTCACCCGGCCGGTGCGCAACCTGCGCTTCACCCAGGCGTACCCGCAGGCCCTGGCCCCCGGCCGGGTCCTGGCCGTCGGCGCCGAAGCGGTCCCGCAACCGTCCCGAGTGTTCCTCGGCTCCTGGACGGCCCCCGCCCTCCACCTCGCCTCCTGGAACATCACCGGCGGCGCCGCCGGCTGA